The genomic window AAGGCACGGACAGAGGTAGATCCATTGAATTTATACGAAAGTGTTGCCATTGCTCCATCAGCGACAAAAAACTTCTGGGAGCCTTCGTCACTGACTTCGTGATGTATCGACTTAGCTGCTCCTGTACGcggtgaagacgacgataattAAAGGTTATAGAGTCACACAACGTAACCATTAATACCTACCAACTGGACTGTATGAATACGCTTCTGTTGAAAGACACgcaaaaatcgaaagaagaACGGGATGATACTGGCTGAGTAGCAGCATAGTGAGAACCAAGTAGCCCGGATAAACGCAGGCTGTGGTCATGTgtcttccttcttttccgctcgttctatgttttcttttcctttgtttaTTAAGAAATTTGCTATCTGTTGTAGGTGAGCTGCATGTGAATTTTACATTTAGATGAGCTTCCTTTTTTAGCCTGTAGCCAAGTCGNNNNNNNNNNNNNNNNNNNNNNNNNNNNNNNNNNNNNNNNNNNNNNNNNNNNNNNNNNNNNNNNNNNNNNNNNNNNNNNNNNNNNNNNNNNNNNNNNNNNNNNNNNNNNNNNNNNNNNNNNNNNNNNNNNNNNNNNNNNNNNNNNNNNNNNNNNNNNNNNNNNNNNNNNNNNNNNNNNNNNNNNNNNNNNNNNNNNNNNNCTCTCAGAGGGGATAGGGTGACATTGCAGTATTTCTTTCGCGGCGAAGCTCAGTCAGTACTTTTTGGTTGGTCTATAATAGTCGGAGGGGTTTCGACTTCGTTATCCGTTGTTCAAAACCCCGCTCGATTCACGACGACCAATTCTGGTCTGAATGCAACGATTGCTTTCAACTTCGATGCGACGATTCCGGACGGCGCGTCATTTCGTCCTGTAGCCACGGCTATTATTaattcgtcatcgtcgttgcaCTTTGCTGGATCAGTGACAGTAAAGCTCGGAGGTAGTCTACTGTAGTACACGTACTTTTGCTCAGATGCACGTTTTCTGATCTATTTAGTAATTCCCAAGCTTgacaaaatttcaaatgtCTTTGTTGCTGAGGGAGACCCAATAAATATCGCCGTAAATGTCATTGAAGGAAGGCCGAATCCAAATGTTACATTCACAACTCGTGATCAATTGCCAATGTTTGTGGCTCTGAACTCAACGCACTATCTAATCAGAAAGATGAGCGCGTCCGTTTCTGACGGAGGAGTTTATAGGGTTGAAGCAACGAATGCAGTTGGAAGAAATACAACAAATTTCACAATCACAGTTCGTTGTAAGTGACACAGAAAGTTGATGCACGAGAGAAAACATGTTTTTGGCAGTTCTGAAATTGCTTGACTGTGATTTGTGCAATGCAAAGAATGGGAGTATAGCAAACTGTACTTTCAGTTCCAGTCCAAAGCCTACTGAAGTTGAATTTGACAGCCAGATAGTTCCAATGAAGGAAGTGGTTGAATTTGACATGGACAACTATGTTGTATCTGTGGCAATACCTGGACAACCTCGTCAGTACACATTTATGATAACCAATGGGTACAGTTCTCCAATTGTGATAGAATGTAAGCCATTATTTTGTGTGTAAGTGCAGCTAATATTGTTTCATTGTAGGCAACCCACCTGTAGCTACAGTTGCTCCATCATTGTTTGCCACAGGTCAATTTTGTGTCTAGCGGAAGTTACTTGTACTGGGCAGTATGCATTTGTAGACAAGAAAGTGACTGAAATAAGTAAAATGACTTCTCAGTCACCGTCACCAAGCATCACTGAAGGGAGTTGTGAAAGAAACAAAGGTGCTTTGTTGTAGATGGGTGTAGAGAAGTAAATTTTAAGTGGAGATATATTATGCAGGCTACATCGCTGCGATAGCAGTTCTTTCTGTGTTGCTTAGTGCTGCTCTAATTGGAATATTGATCCTTTGTGTTTACATGAAACGGTATTGATATTTACCATTTGATTGTTCGCACCTTTATTTTTGTAATGATGTAGAGGAAAGAGGAAAGAAGATCCTGTTTCAGCAAAGgaaacagagaaagaaaaagacgttgaaatGCATTCAAGCTCGCTCTATCAAGATGCGTCGAAACTTACAAGGGTGACAGAAACTCATGCAAAGGGTACTGCTGCCATGGCTGAGTATGCTTCAATTCCAGAGACAAAGTAGCACCAAAGTTCTTGCACTGTAGGCTCGGTTGTAACTTCTTGTGGACACGTTTCTCTTTGTAACTGCCTTTATaatccttttttttctaatctTTTCTGAAAACATTGCAACAAAGAAGCAACCGCTGGGGAAGCagatttttcgacgattccGTTAACATGTTATTCGCAGCCACAGAGCAGACAAACTGCGTCCACAGTCTATGCTGCGTCGATCTCAGATCTTTTGCAGCGTACAATaagtgaagaaaaattgcgtagctttctttcttcagaagTAGACGACATAGCAGGAATTACAGATGGAAACGGTATTCCATAGGCACCGACCGTACCTGCATCTGTCTGTCTTGCTATTGAAACTTTGATTCATTGGAAGGATGCAACGTCTGCAGTCAGGACGTCTGAAACGTATACGCGAACTTCTGAATATGTCACAGAGACGTAAAGTAATCGCTATGTTATCTCCTGAAATCGCCGGAAACGTCTGATTTTGTAGACGTTTCAGTTGaaaggaattttttcgaGTCAGTGCGCAGCGAAAAATGTGACATGTAGGGAACTTTTATAGCAGCTAGTTGTTGAAACATGTACAGCCTATAAGTAGCAAACAATGCCGATATCAAAGCTTCAGGACacaaagaagagcaagaacGATCAAAGACAACCACCAACAGTGATGGAAAGGAAGCACATGCAGTTACACTCCTAAGTTTCAGATTCTCCGCCGTCTTGCGACGGCATCACTTGGTGGGCGTACTGATACTCGTTGTGCtagttattaattaaaggtcTTTAAAACTAAAGCAACATCAAATTATTATACTCACCGACTGGTTGGTGCTATCGTAGTAGTTGGTACTGCCGTTGTAGATAAAGTAGGAACAGATTGGTTGCCTATAATGAGAACAATAGTACCTGCAGTTTTACAAAAAGACGACTCACATTCTACCAGAATTGGAGAACTGCACCCATTGCTTATCATCAGTGCGTACTGACGAGGTTTCCCATGTATTGACACAGATATGACATAATTTTCAAATCCAACCGCTTCCTTCACTGGAACTAACTGGTTGTCAAATTTGACTTCAGTAGGCCTTGGACTAGAACTGAAAGTACAGTTCACTACGCTCCCATTGTTTGCATTGCACAAATCACAGTCAAGCAATCTAAGAACTGCCCAAAACACGTTTCTCTTGTACGCCAAACTTTGTGCCACTTACGATGAACTGTGACTGTGAAATTTAATGCATCTTTTCCAACTGCATTCATTGCGTCAAGCCGTTAACCCTATAAACTCCTTCATCAGAAATAGACGTGGTCATCTTTCTGATTAGATAATGCGTTGAATTCAGAGCCACAAACATCGATGATTGATCAGGAGTTGTGCTTAGCTAAGAGTGTGACATTTGGATTCGGTCTTCCGTCAAAGACATGAACAGAAATATTGTCTCCCTCGGCAATCACATGAGAAATACGATCAAGTTGAATTTTGGGAATTACTAGACACGCTCGATGCGCGCACACGTGCAGTGAATCAAGGAATAGCAGTACCTCCGAGTTTTAGGCGACTGATCCGgcaaacgacgatgacgaaaacgTCATACCCCTAATTACAGTCGTGACCGTAACTAAAGGACGAAATGACAATTCGTCTGCAATCGACGCATCGAAGTCAAACTCCAGCGTTGCAGTTAGACCAGAAGCGTTAGCGGAGAATCGAGCGGGATTTGGAACATTGAATAAAGAAGTCGATTTTGCTCCAAGGCTCAGAAACCATTGAAAAGTTACTGACTGAGCTGCGACGCGAGAGGTGTACGTCAATGTCACCCTATCTCCACGAAGAGCGAATAAATCAGTACACGTTGAACTACAGACACCTTTTTTCTCAAACGTAGACTAGTCATGAGTGAACAAACCAGATTCTGAGTATTATGCAATGgttagaagaaaacgatgcaTAGATTCGTCCGAGACATGACACACAGCTGCGGCGGAGCGAAAGTTAATCTACGCATGCGCAATGAAAGTCATAGCCTACTTCGGGCTGTTCTTCAGTTTTATTGTATTTTCAGAATCAGGTTTGAGGTGTGTTTTTGGCGGTAAGCTCTTTTATGACAGAATTACTTTAGTTCAACGTTCGGCGATTGTCGGAGAGCCTGGTTCTAATATTGATCTATTCGCTCTCCGTGGGGATACGGTGACACTGCGGTATTTTTGTCGCCTCCCAGCTCAGTCAGTACTTTTTGGTTGGTTTATAATCGTCGATGGCGTTTCGACTTCTTTATCCGGTGTTTCTAACCCCGCTCGATTCACGACAAGTGTTTCTGGTCCAAATGCAACGCTGGAGTTCAACTTCGATGCGACGATTCAGGACGGCGCATCATTTCGCCCTGTGGCCACTGTTATTATTggttcgtcttcgtcatcaacGTTTGCTGGATCGGTCACAGTAAAACTCGGAGGTAGTACGGTACTGTTTGATATTCACTGTACGTGTGCGAATCTATTGCATTTAGTACTTCCCAAACTTGGCAGACTTTCTGAGGTCGTGATTGCTGAAGGAGAGCAA from Oscarella lobularis chromosome 1, ooOscLobu1.1, whole genome shotgun sequence includes these protein-coding regions:
- the LOC136188595 gene encoding uncharacterized protein, whose protein sequence is MFVALNSTHYLIRKMSASVSDGGVYRVEATNAVGRNTTNFTITVRFLKLLDCDLCNAKNGSIANCTFSSSPKPTEVEFDSQIVPMKEVVEFDMDNYVVSVAIPGQPRQYTFMITNGYSSPIVIECNPPVATVAPSLFATDKKVTEISKMTSQSPSPSITEGSCERNKGYIAAIAVLSVLLSAALIGILILCVYMKRGKRKEDPVSAKETEKEKDVEMHSSSLYQDASKLTRVTETHAKGTAAMAEYASIPETK